A window from Herbaspirillum sp. meg3 encodes these proteins:
- a CDS encoding methyl-accepting chemotaxis protein: MLANLVVADQNAVAWRAQDLHLDDDEYLITRTDPDGKMVYLNSAFVARSGYSHDELLGQPASLMYAPDTPPQVGADLWRTVKAKGAWTGVMRHRCKDGRCFWASATITRTMVDGVHVGHTTVRTKAAMSDVAMMAQFYAQLAARRRSRRKLNAGVLVQRAPLGWWRLLSAPSLHVRLLTAQGLNVLALLLATWSVIMTWPHYGQADMLTLLISLLLVATLTAIGTRVRAPLKELLSHARKIGAGDLTSTVDSDRERHDEMSVLASSMGVMQKSLANLVQDLRIGVHTVDVAAGEISDANLDLAARTEETAAAVEQTASKMNDLSRMVQQNAASAAEARKLAGTSSEIATQGHAMVGKVVATMDEISRSAAEIADISSVIEGIAFQTNILALNAAVEAARAGAHGRGFAVVASEVRSLAQRSAQAVQEINRLLAQSGERVAVGVRIAGDAGKTMQQIVASASQVEQIVGHIADASAAQSRDIGQANEVIAQIDDAVKQNAAMVEQAAAAAASLAEQSRKLGGSVAMFRSRR; the protein is encoded by the coding sequence ATGCTTGCGAATTTGGTAGTGGCCGATCAGAACGCCGTCGCGTGGCGCGCACAAGATCTTCATCTTGATGATGACGAATATCTCATCACACGCACTGATCCCGACGGCAAGATGGTCTATCTGAATTCGGCTTTCGTCGCGCGCAGCGGCTATAGCCATGACGAGTTGCTGGGCCAGCCCGCCAGTCTGATGTATGCCCCCGACACGCCGCCGCAAGTTGGTGCCGATTTGTGGCGGACGGTCAAAGCAAAAGGCGCCTGGACCGGCGTGATGCGGCATCGTTGCAAGGACGGTCGCTGTTTCTGGGCCAGCGCCACGATCACGCGGACCATGGTCGACGGTGTTCATGTCGGACATACCACCGTCCGCACCAAGGCGGCGATGTCGGATGTCGCGATGATGGCGCAATTTTACGCGCAGCTGGCGGCACGCCGCCGCAGCCGCCGCAAGCTGAATGCCGGCGTGCTGGTGCAACGCGCGCCACTGGGATGGTGGCGCCTGCTCAGTGCGCCGAGCTTGCATGTGAGATTGTTGACTGCGCAGGGACTGAATGTCCTGGCGTTGTTGCTCGCAACCTGGTCGGTGATCATGACGTGGCCGCATTACGGGCAGGCGGACATGCTGACCTTACTGATCAGTCTGCTGCTGGTTGCCACGCTGACTGCGATCGGAACACGGGTACGGGCACCGTTGAAAGAGCTTCTGAGTCATGCCCGGAAGATCGGAGCCGGAGACTTGACCAGCACTGTCGACAGCGATCGTGAACGCCATGACGAGATGTCGGTCCTGGCATCGAGCATGGGCGTGATGCAAAAGAGCCTTGCCAATCTGGTGCAGGATTTACGTATTGGTGTGCACACCGTGGACGTTGCCGCGGGAGAGATTTCGGATGCCAATCTCGACCTTGCCGCACGCACTGAAGAGACCGCCGCCGCTGTGGAACAGACCGCTTCCAAGATGAATGACCTCAGCCGTATGGTGCAGCAGAACGCTGCCAGCGCCGCCGAGGCGCGCAAGCTGGCAGGGACCTCGTCGGAGATCGCCACGCAAGGGCATGCAATGGTCGGCAAAGTCGTCGCAACGATGGACGAGATTTCACGTAGTGCGGCAGAGATCGCCGACATTTCTTCGGTGATCGAAGGCATCGCTTTTCAGACCAATATTCTGGCGCTCAATGCAGCGGTGGAGGCAGCGCGTGCCGGTGCGCACGGTCGTGGTTTTGCCGTGGTGGCATCGGAAGTGCGCAGTCTCGCGCAGCGCAGTGCCCAGGCGGTACAAGAAATCAATCGCTTGTTGGCGCAATCGGGAGAACGCGTCGCCGTTGGCGTCAGGATCGCCGGCGATGCGGGCAAGACCATGCAGCAGATTGTCGCGTCGGCATCGCAGGTGGAGCAGATCGTTGGACATATCGCTGACGCATCGGCGGCGCAAAGCCGCGATATCGGGCAAGCCAACGAAGTTATTGCGCAGATCGATGACGCCGTCAAACAGAACGCGGCGATGGTCGAGCAGGCGGCAGCCGCCGCAGCGTCGCTGGCAGAACAGAGCAGGAAACTGGGCGGATCGGTAGCAATGTTCCGTTCCAGGCGGTGA
- a CDS encoding ABC transporter substrate-binding protein, with protein MGSAMAQATIKIGEINSYKAQPAFLEPYRHGWEMALEEINASGGVLGKKLEVIARDDNGNPGDSVRVAEELVTREQVALLFGGFLSNTGLALTDYAKQRKIFFLAGEPLTDKIVWQNGNKYTYRLRPSTYMLVASLVKEAAKLKKKRWAIVYPNYEYGQSASATFKKLMKEVQPDIEFVAEQAPPLGKIDAGAVTQALADAKPDAIFNALFAADLGKFVRDGNTRGLFEGREVVSLLTGEPEYLDPLRAEAPSNWIVTGYPWYALTSPEHKKFVDAYRKKFNDYPRNGSLVGYTALMSIAAGLKKAGAVDSDKLAAAFSGLKVDTPVGPIVYRTQDHQSTLGAFVGRTGVKDGKGVMSSFVYVDGATVQLPDAEVKKLRPAD; from the coding sequence ATGGGCAGCGCCATGGCGCAAGCTACGATCAAGATTGGCGAGATCAATAGCTACAAGGCGCAGCCTGCCTTTCTGGAGCCGTATCGCCATGGATGGGAAATGGCGCTCGAAGAAATCAACGCCAGCGGTGGCGTGCTCGGCAAGAAGCTGGAAGTGATTGCGCGCGACGACAACGGCAATCCGGGGGATTCCGTGCGTGTTGCGGAAGAGCTGGTCACACGCGAGCAGGTGGCGTTGCTGTTCGGCGGCTTTCTGTCTAACACCGGCCTGGCATTGACCGACTATGCCAAGCAACGCAAGATTTTCTTTCTGGCGGGTGAACCGCTGACCGACAAGATCGTCTGGCAAAACGGCAACAAATATACCTATCGCCTGCGTCCATCCACCTATATGCTGGTCGCGTCGCTGGTCAAGGAGGCCGCCAAGCTGAAGAAAAAACGCTGGGCCATTGTCTATCCCAACTATGAATACGGCCAGTCCGCATCGGCGACGTTCAAGAAGCTGATGAAAGAAGTGCAGCCGGATATCGAGTTCGTTGCCGAACAGGCGCCGCCGCTTGGCAAAATCGATGCGGGTGCGGTGACGCAGGCGTTGGCCGACGCCAAGCCGGATGCAATTTTCAATGCCCTGTTTGCCGCCGATCTGGGCAAGTTTGTGCGCGACGGCAATACCCGCGGTTTGTTCGAGGGGCGAGAAGTGGTGTCTCTGCTGACAGGCGAGCCTGAATATCTCGATCCCTTGCGCGCCGAGGCGCCGAGCAACTGGATCGTTACCGGTTATCCTTGGTATGCGCTGACCTCGCCTGAACACAAGAAGTTTGTTGATGCCTACCGCAAGAAATTCAACGACTATCCGCGCAATGGATCATTGGTCGGTTACACCGCGCTGATGTCGATCGCCGCAGGGTTGAAGAAGGCCGGTGCCGTGGATTCCGATAAACTGGCGGCAGCGTTCTCCGGCCTCAAGGTCGATACGCCGGTGGGACCGATTGTCTATCGCACGCAGGATCATCAATCCACGCTGGGAGCCTTTGTCGGCCGCACCGGGGTCAAGGATGGCAAGGGTGTGATGAGCAGCTTCGTTTATGTGGATGGTGCAACAGTGCAGTTGCCTGATGCCGAAGTCAAGAAACTGCGTCCTGCCGATTAA
- a CDS encoding porin — protein MKKAFALGALGLLCGTGSAMAQSNVTIYGVLDTYMAYTNATGKGKVVSMDGGGYQANRIGFRGTEDLGGGLRANFQLENGFLSDSGGMADSTRLFNRQSWIGLAGSLGEVRAGRQNAPGFLMIARLDAFAGATFASFLNNVSAYTPRYDNMLGYISPNMSGFKVQAYIGLGEQTAPRNGLNSYMLGGEYESGPLYLGISSSLQNSANDNQSIKSTFAGGAYDYGMGKVFLGYYRGNNLGAVAATNVAGAYYGAYSISANYRLTTQATLGAGYGWAKDSSGASRDARQFSLIGTYDLSKRTMLYSTYAHLSNKNGATFSLSGAGPITKNVPTAGGTVNGVQVGVRHLF, from the coding sequence ATGAAAAAGGCATTTGCGCTTGGCGCATTGGGTTTGTTGTGCGGGACGGGTTCGGCAATGGCCCAGTCCAACGTCACAATTTACGGCGTACTCGACACCTATATGGCATACACCAATGCCACCGGCAAAGGTAAGGTGGTGTCGATGGACGGCGGTGGATATCAGGCCAATCGTATTGGCTTTCGCGGCACGGAAGATCTGGGCGGCGGTCTGCGCGCCAACTTCCAGCTGGAGAACGGTTTTCTCTCGGACAGCGGCGGCATGGCTGACAGCACCCGATTGTTTAACCGCCAGTCATGGATCGGTCTGGCCGGCAGTCTCGGTGAAGTGCGTGCCGGGCGTCAGAACGCACCGGGATTCCTGATGATTGCGCGTCTCGATGCATTTGCAGGCGCAACTTTTGCTTCGTTCCTCAACAACGTGTCGGCTTATACCCCACGCTACGACAACATGCTCGGCTATATTTCGCCGAACATGAGCGGTTTCAAGGTGCAGGCATATATCGGACTCGGCGAGCAGACAGCGCCGAGGAACGGTTTGAACTCGTACATGCTGGGTGGCGAATATGAAAGCGGCCCGCTCTATCTGGGCATCAGCTCGTCGTTGCAAAACAGTGCCAACGACAACCAGTCGATCAAGTCCACTTTCGCCGGCGGCGCTTACGACTATGGCATGGGCAAGGTGTTCCTCGGCTACTACCGCGGCAATAACCTCGGAGCAGTCGCAGCGACCAACGTCGCAGGTGCGTATTACGGCGCGTATTCGATCTCTGCCAACTATCGGCTGACGACGCAGGCAACCCTGGGGGCAGGCTACGGCTGGGCCAAGGACAGCAGCGGCGCAAGCCGGGATGCCAGGCAGTTCAGTCTGATCGGTACCTATGACCTGTCCAAGCGCACCATGTTGTATAGCACCTACGCGCATCTGAGCAACAAGAATGGCGCAACGTTCTCGCTCAGCGGAGCAGGGCCGATCACGAAAAATGTACCGACCGCAGGCGGCACCGTCAACGGCGTGCAAGTCGGCGTTCGCCATTTGTTCTGA
- a CDS encoding ABC transporter ATP-binding protein, producing MSLLQVNNISKAFGGVKAVNGVSFDLPSGQLLALLGPNGAGKSTCFNILNGQYRPDTGSIRFDGHEIGGMKPRDIWRLGVGRTFQISATFSSMTVVENVQMALMSRERKLFQLWRPAVSFFRDEAMELLEQVGMAGQAQRPCGVLAYGDVKRVELAIAMANRPRLLLMDEPTAGMAPKERNALMALTKKLVVERNLSVLFTEHSMDVVFAFADRMIVLARGQLIAEGDGETIRNHPKVQEVYFGSGKTFEKEEAVS from the coding sequence ATGAGTCTGCTACAAGTCAACAACATCAGTAAAGCCTTCGGCGGTGTCAAGGCAGTCAATGGCGTGTCCTTCGATTTACCCAGCGGACAGCTATTGGCTTTGCTTGGCCCTAATGGTGCGGGCAAATCGACCTGTTTCAATATTCTCAACGGACAGTATCGGCCAGACACCGGATCGATTCGTTTCGACGGCCATGAAATCGGTGGCATGAAGCCGCGCGATATCTGGCGTCTCGGCGTTGGCCGGACGTTTCAGATATCGGCGACTTTCAGTTCCATGACAGTGGTGGAAAACGTCCAGATGGCATTGATGTCGCGCGAGCGAAAACTGTTTCAGCTGTGGCGTCCGGCAGTCTCGTTCTTCCGTGACGAAGCGATGGAACTGCTGGAGCAGGTAGGTATGGCCGGGCAGGCGCAACGTCCTTGCGGCGTGCTGGCTTACGGTGACGTCAAGCGTGTCGAGTTGGCGATCGCCATGGCCAATCGTCCTCGGTTGCTATTGATGGATGAACCCACAGCGGGCATGGCGCCGAAGGAGCGCAATGCCTTGATGGCCTTGACCAAAAAGCTGGTGGTCGAGCGCAATTTGTCAGTGCTCTTTACCGAACACAGCATGGACGTCGTCTTTGCTTTTGCAGATCGCATGATCGTGTTGGCACGTGGCCAGCTGATTGCGGAGGGCGACGGCGAAACCATCCGCAATCATCCCAAAGTGCAGGAAGTGTATTTCGGTTCAGGTAAAACATTTGAAAAAGAGGAGGCCGTCTCGTGA
- a CDS encoding sensor domain-containing diguanylate cyclase has product MLVALICSLCVWLIYQSHEEARHNAIENSQNVALVAQRDILRNIEIVSLSMDALAHRFQNTIYQNLTNSQKHSYLFGNGLEMRHIALSAIVDARGEVVATSLPGVPGHNYADRPYFTIHRDRFEVGLYISKPLAAKFDDSRQAVVLSKRLSNIDGSFAGVVVIALELDYFQELFSGIALGEDGVISLYSRDGIIYMRVPSSTALVGRDMSKSPNFLQVRDAIQHDSGNFFIRSSTDGIERLFSFRSVPGTRLVVMVGRSEKDIYREWRNDVYGTLVMMSLGGLVFLALFWVLRKELRKRVEAEEKLNQLARVDGLTKLINRRTLDDLLKDLWSVSQRGNVAFSILFIDVDHFKLYNDTYGHQKGDDVLASVAEAITSALPRSSDVAARYGGEEFVAVLAETEAPGAMLVGEKIRNAIEMLKIPHSRSQFGHVTASIGVATYDRTAHASIEAVLNAADGALYEAKGSGRNQVKLSSAPAAVAAVAAPAAVTAS; this is encoded by the coding sequence ATGCTGGTCGCGTTAATATGCAGCTTGTGCGTCTGGCTGATCTATCAAAGTCACGAAGAAGCGCGTCATAACGCCATTGAAAATTCACAGAATGTCGCTTTAGTCGCGCAGCGCGACATTCTTAGAAATATTGAGATCGTATCTTTGTCGATGGATGCGTTGGCGCATCGATTTCAAAATACCATCTACCAGAATCTCACCAACAGCCAAAAGCATTCTTATTTGTTTGGTAACGGACTGGAGATGAGACATATCGCGCTCTCGGCCATCGTCGATGCGAGGGGTGAGGTGGTCGCGACTTCTCTGCCCGGCGTACCTGGGCACAATTACGCGGATCGACCGTATTTCACGATTCACCGCGACCGTTTCGAGGTGGGCCTCTACATTTCAAAACCGCTTGCTGCCAAATTCGACGATAGCCGGCAGGCCGTCGTCCTATCCAAGCGCTTGTCCAATATCGATGGAAGCTTCGCCGGCGTTGTGGTCATCGCACTAGAGCTCGATTACTTTCAAGAACTATTCAGCGGCATTGCTTTGGGGGAGGATGGCGTCATCTCGCTTTATTCACGGGACGGAATCATCTATATGCGGGTGCCTTCTTCGACTGCCCTGGTTGGCCGGGATATGAGCAAGAGTCCCAATTTTTTGCAGGTCCGTGACGCGATTCAGCATGATAGTGGCAATTTCTTTATCCGCTCGTCGACGGACGGTATCGAACGCTTGTTTTCGTTCAGGAGCGTGCCGGGAACGCGGCTGGTTGTGATGGTGGGACGCTCCGAGAAGGACATCTACAGGGAGTGGAGGAATGACGTCTACGGTACCTTGGTGATGATGTCGCTCGGTGGTCTGGTGTTTCTGGCCTTGTTCTGGGTGCTTCGTAAAGAACTCAGAAAACGTGTTGAGGCCGAAGAGAAACTGAACCAGCTGGCGCGTGTCGATGGGCTGACAAAACTGATTAATCGCCGCACGCTGGATGACTTGCTGAAAGATTTATGGAGTGTGTCGCAACGGGGTAACGTCGCTTTTTCCATTTTGTTTATCGACGTTGATCATTTCAAACTCTATAACGATACCTACGGCCATCAGAAAGGCGACGACGTGCTGGCCTCCGTTGCAGAGGCAATCACGAGCGCCTTGCCTCGTAGTTCCGACGTCGCGGCACGGTATGGCGGCGAAGAGTTTGTCGCCGTGCTGGCGGAAACTGAAGCGCCAGGCGCAATGCTGGTCGGCGAGAAAATCAGGAACGCCATTGAAATGCTGAAAATCCCGCATTCCCGCAGCCAGTTCGGCCACGTTACGGCAAGCATTGGTGTGGCGACCTATGACCGGACTGCGCATGCAAGCATTGAAGCCGTGCTCAATGCAGCTGACGGCGCCTTGTATGAAGCCAAAGGCAGCGGCCGTAATCAGGTGAAGCTGAGTTCTGCACCGGCAGCAGTGGCAGCAGTGGCAGCACCAGCAGCTGTCACTGCTTCCTGA
- a CDS encoding aspartate/glutamate racemase family protein, whose protein sequence is MKINIVNPNTTATMTTKIGDCARQVAAPGTEIWACNPATGPVSIEGHYDEAMCVPGLLAEIRRAEAAGADAHIIACFGDPGLEAAREIAGGPVFGIAEAAMHAASFVGKHFSIVTTLGRTCGIAAHLAERYGMQRFCRNIRACEIAVLDLDNPASDAYAAIMQECRLALEQDDVDCIVLGCAGMADLCQAISKELGVPVIDGVSAAVTFAEGLVRLGLQTSKRGEWNYPLAKQYL, encoded by the coding sequence GTGAAAATCAACATCGTCAATCCCAACACCACCGCCACCATGACAACCAAGATCGGCGACTGCGCCCGCCAGGTCGCAGCACCGGGCACCGAGATCTGGGCCTGCAATCCAGCCACCGGCCCGGTCTCGATCGAAGGTCATTACGACGAAGCCATGTGCGTGCCCGGCCTGCTTGCCGAAATCCGCCGCGCCGAAGCGGCTGGCGCAGACGCCCACATCATCGCCTGCTTCGGCGATCCGGGTCTCGAAGCCGCACGCGAGATCGCCGGCGGCCCGGTGTTCGGCATCGCCGAAGCCGCCATGCACGCCGCCAGTTTTGTCGGCAAGCATTTCAGCATCGTTACTACGCTGGGAAGAACCTGCGGCATCGCGGCTCATCTGGCGGAACGCTATGGCATGCAACGCTTCTGCCGCAACATCCGCGCCTGCGAAATCGCTGTACTGGATCTCGACAACCCCGCCTCCGATGCCTATGCCGCGATCATGCAGGAATGCCGCCTCGCGCTGGAGCAGGATGACGTCGACTGCATCGTCCTGGGATGTGCCGGCATGGCCGACCTGTGCCAGGCCATCAGCAAGGAGCTGGGCGTGCCGGTGATCGACGGCGTCAGCGCCGCCGTGACATTTGCTGAAGGCCTGGTACGGCTTGGACTACAAACCAGCAAACGCGGCGAATGGAATTATCCTTTGGCGAAACAGTATCTGTGA
- a CDS encoding ABC transporter permease: MTLSSLIVQLINGLADASTMFLVAAGLSLIFGVTRIVNFAHGSFYMLGIFIVYSLVSLIGASGIGFWSAVLLSACAVALLGALVEIVILRRIYRAPELFQLLATFALVLVLKDAALYIWGPEDLFGPRAPGLAGSVQLLGRRLPQYDLVLIFIGPVVLGLLWLLLNRTRWGTLIRAATQDREMVGALGINQSWLFTGVFALGCFLAGLGGALQGPRIPANLALDLETIGNAFVVVVVGGMGSISGAFLAALLIAEIKALCVAIGQVSLFGIDVSLSKLTLVVEFLVMAFILVVRPWGLLGKPQAASRASGPPEAPLRAASAMQRKLGLAGLALLVAAPLLSGSFPYLTVLLVEILIAVLFAASLHFMMGPGGMHSFGHAAYFGLGAYAAALVLTKLHLPMEVAMVVGPLVAAGGALLFGWFCVRLSGVYLAMLTLAFAQIVWAIIYQWDDVTGGSNGLVGIWPSVWAASPTAFYYLALAFSVIGVLLLRRVLFSPFGYAMRAGRDSSLRADAIGIDVKRMQWMAFVVAGLFCGVAGVLFAFSKGSISPEAISVGRSVDGLVMVMLGGLQTLLGPVVGAAVFTWLQDIIARETDYWRALLGLIILALVLLFPAGIAGFFKKLFDRGEEGEAESPRAKEHSASVQNGISKEAA, from the coding sequence ATGACTCTCTCAAGTCTGATAGTACAGTTGATCAACGGCCTCGCCGATGCGTCCACCATGTTTCTGGTGGCTGCCGGCTTGTCCCTGATCTTCGGCGTGACGCGCATCGTCAACTTCGCCCACGGCTCTTTTTATATGCTGGGCATTTTCATTGTTTATTCACTGGTTAGCCTGATCGGCGCCAGCGGCATCGGTTTCTGGAGCGCGGTGTTGTTGTCCGCCTGTGCCGTTGCACTGCTTGGCGCACTGGTCGAGATCGTCATCTTGCGCCGCATCTATCGTGCGCCGGAGTTGTTCCAGTTGCTGGCGACGTTTGCGCTGGTGTTGGTGCTCAAGGATGCGGCACTCTATATCTGGGGGCCGGAAGATTTGTTCGGTCCGCGCGCGCCGGGTCTGGCCGGTTCGGTACAACTTTTGGGCCGCCGACTGCCGCAATACGATCTGGTGTTGATTTTCATCGGCCCGGTCGTACTTGGTCTGCTGTGGCTGCTGCTCAATCGCACGCGCTGGGGCACGCTGATTCGCGCTGCTACCCAAGACCGCGAAATGGTCGGCGCGTTGGGTATCAATCAGTCCTGGCTCTTCACCGGCGTCTTTGCGCTGGGCTGTTTCCTCGCGGGTCTGGGCGGCGCGCTGCAAGGCCCGCGTATTCCCGCCAATCTGGCGCTCGATCTGGAAACGATCGGCAACGCTTTCGTGGTCGTGGTGGTGGGCGGCATGGGTTCGATCAGCGGCGCATTTCTTGCTGCCTTGCTGATCGCCGAGATCAAAGCGCTCTGCGTGGCGATCGGGCAGGTATCCCTGTTCGGCATTGACGTTTCGCTGTCCAAGTTGACGCTGGTGGTGGAGTTTTTGGTGATGGCTTTCATCCTCGTGGTGCGGCCCTGGGGCTTGCTCGGCAAACCACAGGCAGCCAGCCGCGCCAGTGGACCACCGGAAGCGCCTCTGCGCGCGGCCAGCGCGATGCAGCGCAAGCTGGGTCTGGCCGGCCTGGCTCTGCTGGTGGCCGCGCCGTTGTTGTCGGGCAGCTTTCCTTACCTGACCGTGCTGTTGGTGGAAATTTTGATTGCCGTGCTGTTTGCCGCCAGTCTGCATTTCATGATGGGGCCGGGTGGTATGCATTCCTTTGGTCACGCGGCGTACTTCGGGCTGGGCGCCTATGCGGCGGCACTCGTGCTGACCAAACTGCATTTGCCGATGGAAGTGGCGATGGTGGTCGGTCCTCTGGTGGCGGCCGGCGGCGCCTTGTTGTTCGGCTGGTTCTGCGTGCGTTTGTCGGGGGTTTATCTGGCCATGCTGACACTGGCGTTTGCACAGATTGTGTGGGCCATCATTTATCAGTGGGATGACGTCACCGGCGGCAGCAACGGCCTGGTGGGCATCTGGCCTTCAGTCTGGGCCGCTTCGCCGACAGCCTTTTATTATCTGGCGCTGGCGTTCAGTGTGATCGGCGTGCTGCTTCTGCGCCGTGTGCTGTTCTCACCGTTCGGATATGCCATGCGTGCCGGCCGCGATTCTTCGTTGCGCGCCGACGCCATCGGCATCGACGTCAAACGCATGCAATGGATGGCATTCGTGGTGGCAGGCTTGTTTTGTGGCGTAGCAGGCGTGCTGTTTGCCTTCTCCAAGGGTAGCATTTCGCCGGAAGCGATCAGTGTCGGACGTTCTGTCGACGGCCTGGTGATGGTCATGCTGGGCGGCTTGCAAACCTTGCTGGGACCGGTGGTTGGGGCGGCAGTATTCACCTGGCTGCAAGACATTATTGCGCGTGAAACAGATTACTGGCGCGCATTGCTGGGTTTGATCATTCTTGCGCTGGTGCTGTTGTTCCCTGCCGGTATTGCGGGATTTTTCAAAAAGCTGTTTGATCGCGGCGAAGAGGGCGAAGCGGAGTCGCCACGTGCGAAAGAGCATAGCGCGTCCGTCCAGAACGGTATCAGCAAGGAGGCGGCATGA
- a CDS encoding ABC transporter ATP-binding protein has product MNEINPAQSGSSTAGEALLKVSGLNAFYGRAHILFDVGLEVRRGEVVALMGRNGAGKSTTMKAVMGLMDRAQGSVSFLGNDISRAKPYQISRMGMGFVPEDRRVFADLTVLENLEVGRQPARPDAVEWTPQKLFDLFPNLGEMPLRPGGQMSGGEQQMLTVSRTLMGNPYLVLLDEPSEGVAPVIVEQMANMIMTLKREGMSILLSEQNLHFAELVSDRAYVLENGHIRYQGTMAQLAADEDVRRAYLSV; this is encoded by the coding sequence ATGAATGAAATCAACCCGGCACAATCCGGGTCATCCACCGCCGGTGAAGCCTTGCTCAAGGTAAGTGGTCTTAACGCTTTCTACGGGCGCGCCCATATTCTGTTCGATGTCGGCCTTGAAGTGCGGCGTGGCGAAGTGGTGGCACTGATGGGCCGTAACGGCGCCGGCAAGTCGACCACCATGAAGGCCGTCATGGGCCTGATGGATCGTGCGCAAGGCAGTGTGAGCTTTCTGGGCAACGACATCAGCCGGGCTAAGCCGTATCAGATCTCACGCATGGGAATGGGTTTCGTGCCCGAGGATCGCCGCGTGTTTGCCGACCTGACAGTGCTTGAGAATCTGGAAGTCGGCCGCCAGCCGGCACGTCCCGATGCCGTCGAATGGACGCCGCAAAAACTGTTCGATCTGTTTCCCAACCTCGGTGAAATGCCGTTGCGTCCCGGTGGGCAGATGAGCGGTGGCGAGCAGCAGATGTTGACGGTATCGCGCACGTTGATGGGCAATCCGTATCTGGTGTTGCTGGACGAACCGTCCGAAGGCGTGGCGCCGGTGATTGTCGAACAGATGGCCAACATGATCATGACACTCAAACGCGAAGGCATGTCCATCCTGTTGTCGGAACAAAACCTGCATTTCGCCGAGCTGGTCAGTGATCGCGCCTACGTGCTTGAAAACGGTCACATCCGCTATCAGGGCACGATGGCGCAACTGGCGGCGGATGAGGATGTGCGGCGCGCTTATCTTTCTGTATAG